From Nitrospira sp.:
GATCCATATGGACCTATACGTATAGCGATAAAGTAGAGTATTGACCTAGCGAAGCCAGGGACAGCCAACGCAACAAGAAGCTAGTGTAGCCATGCGCCAGCATTCTCCATCAGGTTGCTTACCCCATTATCGGGTCGTCGCTGAGGTGATTGTCGTCGTGGCGGTGTTGTTTCTGTCCCCCATACTCGCAACTGCCCAAGCATTGAGATTTCAACCTCAGGGGGCTGTCGCTGCAGCTCAAGGCAACGCGTTTGCCGCCCAGGTGGATGATGCCTCAGCTATTCAATATAATCCTGCTGGCCTTACACGAGTTTCTGGTATCCAAGGGGTATTCGGAATTGCGTTACTCGGCGGTTCCATCAAGGCCAAAAGCATTTCGGGAGTTGACACTCGAGGAGATTTCGGTGGAAGCGTGAGTTTCCCTCCGCCTGGACATACATATCTTAGTGCCAATCTAGGAGCACTAGGGGCCCCTCGGTTTTCCTCGCTTACTATTGGATTAGGGTTGACCTCGCCGTTTGGCTTAAGAACTCGCTACCCAATCGATAGCCCATTTCGGTCAGCCGTCACATCGGCAGAGTTGCCGCTGATCGCTATCAAACCTACGATTGCCTACAAGATAAGCGAGAAACTGTCGGTAGGCGTGAGCGCGGATATCTATACCTTCGCAAGTTTTCTTGGTGAAGGACATGGGGAGCAGTCACAGATTGGGACGGGTGCCCTTGGAATTCCAGCCGGAGCGTCGGTCGAACTGAGCGGCAAGGGGACCGGTGTGGGTGTAACCGCCAGCCTACTCTATACTCCTATGAGAACGAAAGCCGGTAAACCAATGCTGTCACTCGGCTTGGTCTATCGTTCGCAGGCGATCGTGCCCTTGAATGGCGCGCTCCTGGTCCAGGGAGCTAAGTTCGCCGATGGGTCTGTCGACCTTGTGCTCCCGCAAATATTTACCGGTGCGGTGGCCGTTTGGCCGGTGCGTACCAGTGAGAGAGAATGGAAGGTTGAGCTTGATGTTGAGTACGTGGGATGGAGTTTGCATAGAAATTTTGATGTCCACCTTGCCAATGGGGCGACAATTCTTCAGCCACGAGAGTGGAAGAATGTTCCGGTGATTGCGGTTGGAACCGAGTATAAATGGCTTCATCCTCCCTGGCTCCCAAACTGGGAGATTGCCGCTCGATCAGGCTACACCTTCACGGAAGATCCGGTTCCCGATCGGACTTTTCAGCCTGGCATCATTTCTTTGCCTGCACATACCCTGTCCCTTGGCGTAGGATTTCTCTGTACAGGGGCCGGACGATTTCTTGGACTGATCCCATGCAGTGGAAAGTCGGCGTTGTGGCCGAAAGGCATCGGGCTCGATCTTGCCTATCAGGAGTGGTTTTATGAATCGCGTACGGTGGTCGGGAACCTCAACCCAACGGTAAACGGCACCTATCACGCGTTTGTGCATCTAGGGACATTCAGCCTGCGCTATCTGTTCTGAGGTTACCAGGAGGACTTGAGTTATTGGGCGAGGGCTTTGCGGAGATTCGAGACAGTCTCTGGACTGAGTCCGGCGCTCTGTAAGGCCTCATCGCTTGCCGCTTCTAATTTATCCAAGCTCCCAAACCGACTCAACAGCTGTTTACGTCGAATCTGCCCGATTCCAATGACCTCATCGAGTTTGGAGTTGACCAATGCTTTTCCTCGGAGTTTTCGGTGGAACGTGATGGCAAAACGATGGGCTTCGTCGCGAATATGTTGGAGAAGATGCGTGGTCGGCGACGTAGCGGTCAGAGCGATCGGGTTCTTTCTGCCGGCGAGAAACACGCGTTCCTCCTTCTCGCCACGGGCCTTGGCCAACCCAAGAATCGGGAGGTGTTGGTGTCCAACTTCCTTTAGCCCCTCAATGGCTGCCGCTAATTGCCCGAGTCCTCCGTCGATTAGGATTACGTCTGGGTGAGCTAAGTCGTCCGTGGTTCGATCCGGTTCTTCGCCGGATTTGCCGTAGCGACGTATCACGACCTCCTTCATGCTGGCAAAGTCGTTCGCCCCCTGCACGGTTTGGATTTTGAATCGCCGGTAGTCTGCCTTTTTCATATCCCCGTCTTCCCACACGACCATTGATGCCACGGATTGGTTCCCCATCGTGTTGGAGATATCAAACCCTTCAATCCGACGAGGCGAACGCTCAAGGCGGAGCATTCGTTTCAGCTCCTCACAGGCCTGCCGGTCGAGCTCCTCCTCACGAAGATGTTCGGCAACGGCTGATGTGGCGTTCTCTTCCGCCAAGAGGACCAGCTGATGCTTGACGCCACGTTCGGGAGCCAGAATGCGGACAGGTTCTCCACGTTTTTCGGACAGCCACTGTTCGATCACGCTTACGTCATCGAGGGCGGTCGGGACCAAGACTTCCCGTGGCGGTTGCCCGTCTTTATTGTAAAATTGCTCGATCGCGGAACGGACCAGCTCGTTGTCCGACGCATCCGCCGATAGAGGCCAGAAGAAATCTTTCCGTCCGATCAGCAATCCGCCGCGCACGAACAGAATCTGGAGATCCACGGCAGCTCCCCGACGCGCAATCCCGAGCACGTCCTGATCGGTAGCGGAGGTCTGGGTAATGCGCTGTTTTTCCAACATCCGTTCGATCTTGAACAGCCGGTCTCTCACTCGAGCCGCTTCCTCGAACTCTTCCCGCTCGGCAGCTGATTCCATTTTGACGCGGAGCTCGTCGAGCAGCTCATGGTCCCGCCCCTCCAGAAAGTGGCGGACTTGCTTGACGATGTGATGGTACTCCTCCTTCGACTGATTACCCGTGCAGGGGGCCATGCAACGTTTGATTTCAAATTCGAGACAAGCACGTTCGGCCTTCCCGTCGATGTCGATCGTGCAGGTCGCCAAGGGGAAGGCGTGCTTAATCACCTTCAAAGTTTCGCGCAGGGCGTTGGCCGGTGTGTAGGGGCCGTAGTACAACGCGCCATCTTTTTGCACACGACGGACGATCGACAGCCGTGGGAAATCGTCCCTAATCGGCAGCCGGACATAGGGGTATTGCTTGTCGTCCCGCAAGACGATGTTGAAGCGGGGCTTGTGTCGCTTCACCAGGTTGCTTTCGAGAATCAGGGCTTCGAGCTCAGATCGGGTCACCATGGTTTCCAGATCGGTGATCTGACTGACGAGGAGGCTGGTCTTCGGGCTGTGGTCTGTACCCTTCTGGAAATAGGAGCGCACGCGGTCGGCTAAGACCGCGGCCTTTCCGATGTAGATGATGTCGCCTTGCCCGTTTTTGAAGAGGTAAATGCCGGGGCTGCTGGGCAAATGGGAGAGTTTTGACTGGAGGGTTTCAGTCATTGGTCAACGGTCATGAGTCAATGGTCATCAGGACACGCCACTATTCTATCAATGATGGAAGGGTGAGGCTATGCGCCGTCAACAAGACGGCCGCTCGGCGAATCTGCGAAGCGAGCTTGCAGCACTCAAGATTCGGGAATCGATTGGTGATGAGTCGAGAGGCATTTGCGCATGTGCCTACCATTTTCCAAACATCTAAATCCTGAAAAGATATAACATTCTTTGGCCTTGCCATGACTGATTCTGTTGACTCATTGACCACGGACTTGGTCAGCGTAGTGTGCGCACGAACGATGGACTCAACGTCCCTCGCGCAACCTCGGCAACCGGCCCTTTCATCGTCAGGCTAAAGTCTTGCCCCCCACACGGATGTTCAGGACGCCCCCCGGCATTGTCACGGTGACGGGAGCCTTCACCAGTCCTAACCGCACAGCGGCGCTGGCCGCTGCACAGGAGGACGAGCCGGAGGCCTGTGTCTCTCCAGCGCCCCGCTCCCAAATCTGGATAAAGATCTCTTTTGGGCCGGTCGGGACAGCCAACTGAACATTGGTTCGTCTCGGGAACAGCGTATGATTTTCCAAGGCAGGGCCAAGTTGTAACAGGTCTTCCCTCGACCAGGATTCGCCCGCCGGTCGAAAGACCACGCAATGCGGGTTCCCCACACTGACGCCGGTGAAAACCAACGAACGCCCCGCAGCTTCGATAGGTTGCTGAATCAACTCTGGTACGTTCAACGAACAGGGTAACGCATTCGGCGTGAACGTGGCGTTCCCCATCTCAACCGTCGCGGCGCTGGCGTCTCCATACCGGTCTATATGCAGCTCGATGGTGACCAATCCACCTTTGGTCTCAACCGTGAAGCGCTTTTTCTTGGTCTTGCCTGTCGCGTGGAGATAGCGAGCAAAAATACGAAGCCCATTTCCAGATTTTTCTGCTTCACTGCCGTCAGGGTTGAAAATGCGCAACCCGAAATCGGCCTTCTTTGAGGGGACCAAGGCCAGAATGCCGTCGCTTCCCAGCCCCCAATTGCGATCACAGATCGCCTTGATGACGTTCGGTGTGAGCTTCACGCTCAGTGTTTTGGGATCCATCACGATGTAATCGTTGCCCAGGCCATGCCCGCGGAAAAAACCGTTCTTCATTCAAGGGCTCCTTTGGTATCTCGTCGTTCGTTCTTTCGATCCTGAGTTCCAGGTTTCATGTTCCAAGTTTCCGGACAACCTGAAACATGACATTTCAAGTCGTTGGCCGATACGCTTCGCGAGGCCCGCTTCACGAGTTTCAAACCAGGGCCGTGCCCGGTGGCCGCTCGATCAGCTCAATTTCGTAGCCGTCCGGCGCATCGATGAAGATGAATCGGCTTCCGGAGGACGTCTTCGTCGGTCCATCGGTAATCGTGACCCCTTGGGCATTGAGCGACGCCATCGTCTCCTCGAGGCTTTCCACTTGGAATGCGAGGTGGACCAGATCTTCCTGGACCTTCACCGGTCCACTTGGGGGAAAACTAGTTAATTCAATGAGTTCGTCGCTGTTAGGAACCTTCAGGAACGCCAACTGGGACCCCCGAGGAGAGGTCTTTCGCTCGATCACCTCAAGACCCAGCACGGTCGTATAGAACTGAATAGTCTCATCCAGGTCGCTGACCCGCATCCTGGTATGGAGAAGCTTGTTGATGTTCATAGGCTCTCTTATACGTGAAACACATGTCAGATCGCCAGGCCACGCTCGGTAGATATGAATGAGTATAGGTGATCGAGGAGGTCAAATTGACCCTATGAGTCTTCGGCTGTTACGGTGCTGTCCATGCGACTGCCGTCTTGGGAAATCGGGCGTGCATTGGGAATTCCCATTCGTGTCCATGCATCCTGGTTTCTCATCTTCTTATTGGTGACGTGGAGTCTCTCCACTGAGTATCTGCCGGATAGCCTGCCTGGTCTCTCACCCGAGCGGTATTGGACGATGGGGGCGGTCGCGGCGGTTCTTCTGTTTTTCTCTGTCCTGCTCCATGAACTCGGACATTCCTATGTGGCACTGTACTATCGCATCCCAATCGAGCAGATCACTCTCTTCATTTTTGGGGGTGTGGCCCACATGCGCAGGGAAGCTCCGTCACCAAAGGCGGAATGTCTCATTGCCCTCGCTGGGCCAGCCGTAAGTTTGGCGATTGGTGGGACCTGTTTTCTGTTCGTGATTCTGGCGGAATCGCTCCAACAGCAACAGGGGCTCCAGGGGGTGACCATGCTCTGTGCCTTGTTGGGTATCGTGAATGTGCAACTCGGGTTGTTCAATTTGATCCCGGGTTTTCCTCTTGATGGTGGGAGAGTGCTGCGTGCCGGACTCTGGGCTTGGAAAAAGGACTTTTATCGTGCGACGAAACAAGCTGCGGTTGTCGGTCTTACATTTGGGGTGATCTTGGGTTTTGTCGGCCTTGTGATCGCCTACAGGGCTGCCAGCGGCGACCTGCCTGCCTCCATGATGTCGAACGGAGGATGGATCGTGTTCATCGGGATGTTTCTGTTTGCCGCAGCACAGGCAAGTCGTCGTCAGGCTGTGGTACGCGAGACTTTGGCGACGATCCCCATCCGGGATTTGATGGTGACTACGGTAGTCTCTATTCCTGCCCAGTGCATGCTTGATGAAGCGGTGAATCGGTATTTTCAGGCCTATGGATACGGAGGGTTTCCGGTCTTGGCAGATGGTCGGTTGGTCGGGATAGTGACGGTCTCAGAGGTGCAGGGTGTAGGGTCGGCACTTTGGGCCTGGCGCCGAGTTGACCAGGTGATGCGCCCCGTTTCAGAGTCGTTGGTGATCGCCCCGGAAGTACCCGTGATTCATGCGATGGAACAAATGGCTCGTGGAGGATGGGATCGCTTGGTTGTTATACAAGACAGAGAGGTGGTTGGTCTCGTGACCCAATCGGCCATCGTACATTGTTTGCGGTTGCGGAGAGGGTAGGGCGGCGGACGGGGGAATCTTCAGTAAGAAGGCGGCCAGGCACCGTTGCCTCGGTCTTCTGTCCAATCGTTGAATTCAGCTCCGATCCGCAGGCGATGATCGTGGAATTCTGGCAAGCTGTTGAAGCTTGTGTGCAATCACCCCACCGAACAACAACAGTCCCGCTGAATAGTAGACCCACAGCAGTAAGAGCACAATTTCCAGTAGTGATCCATAGAGTCGTGCGTAGACGGTGGCGTAACCGCCATAGCTGAGGAAGATGACTTTCGTGGAAACCCAGAGCAAGCCGAACGTCAGTGCTCCCGCCATGGCGTCTCGCCATCGTGGTCGGCGTCGAGGCACGAGGCGATACAAGAGACTCACGGCCAGGAACGCGAGCGCAAAGGGCAGGGTATACGTCAGATGGAACTCGTGGGCAGCCAAGGCGACAAGGTCAAGACCCCAGAGGCGAGGCGCATAGGCAGTCAAAAACGTGATGGTTTCTGTCGCCACGTACGAAACAAAGAGAAGAAGTCCCATAGAACCCAACAACGCGATGGAAATCGCCGTGGAAATCAGTGGGTGCCGTTTTTGGGTGCTCTCGAAGACGACGTTAAGCGCATAGTCGAGTTCGTAGAAGACGAGCCCGCCAAACCAGAAGAACGATAAGAACACGAGCCATCGTAGGCTGTCCAACGAACTGATCCGATGGAGCTCATCAGCCAGTCGTTCGCCTAGTGAAGGGAGAAATCCTTTGAGAAAGCTCAGCATGAACTGTTCACCGATGACCTCTTGGCTGACAAGAAAACTGATTCCGTAGAGCAGGAGGAATACGAGGGGAAAGAGCGAGAGCAACGAGAAAAAAGCCAGGGCGGCCGCCAAGCTAGGGCAGCCCTGGCGCAAGAACGCGTTCAATGCATCTAGGAGAAAGCGGAGGGCGTTCATGGTGCGCCGCACAAGAATCGGTTAACGGTCCGCGAGGACTTATTTGAGTGTCGACACAGCCTGCGTCGCAAAACTCACGAGTGGGTTGGGGTAAACCCCGAAAATGACGACCCCGGCGACGGCGCAGGCCAAGACGATGGAGAGAGTCGGAGACATCACCAAGCGCGGAGCGTTGTCCGACTGATCGATCGGCTCCCGCATATACATCACCATAACGACTCTCAGATAGTAATAGGCCGAAATGGCGGCGAAGATCAGGGCAAGAGCTGCCAGCCATGTCAGGCCTGCTTCCACTGCCGACAGGAAGAGATACAATTTCCCAACGAAACCGGCAGTCGGAGGAATACCAGCCAATGAGACCATGAAGATGAGCATCAAGAGTGCGGCTACGGGGTGACGTTGTGAGAGCCCCGTAAAGTCTTCGATCTCTTCTCCTTCGACACCGCCTTTACGAAGCATCGCCACGATTGCGAACGCCCCGAAGGTCATGAAAGTGTATAGCGCGAGATACAGGAGCACGCTGGCGATGCCGGAGGACTGTTCGATCCGTCCGGCCGCCACCACGCCGATCAGCGCGTAGCCCGCATGGGCGATGCTTGAATAGGCCAGCATGCGCTTGATGTTGGTTTGGACCAGAGCGACGATGTTCCCGATCAGGAGTGTTGCGATGCAGAGCACGAGAAAAGTCGCCGACCAGTTTGCCTTGAGCCCTCCCAAGCCTTCGACAAACACCCGCAGGAACGCGCCGAAGCTGGCGGCCTTCGCAGCCACCGCCATGAACGCGGTCACAGAGGTCGGGGCGCCTTGATAGACGTCGGGGGTCCACATATGAAACGGCACGACGGCGAGCTTAAAGCCGAATCCAACCGCGAGTAGGATTGTCGCAAACAGGAGTAACGGCTCGCTCAGTCCTTGGCCGGCGATGGCGACGGCAATTTGGGGAAGTCTGGTACTGCCGGTTGCTCCATAGAGGAGTGAGATACCGTAGAGAAGAATACCTGATGAAAATGCGCCTAACACGAAATATTTTACGGAGGCTTCGAGAGAACGTGGTTCGGCGCGCTTAAGTCCGGTGATGGTGTACAGTGAAAGAGACATCAACTCAGTGCCAAGATAAATCGTCAGGAGATCTGAGGCCGATACCATGACCATCATTCCGGTGAGCGCGAGCAGAATGAACCCATAGTATTCGCCGTAATAGAGGCGCTCTTCCTTGAGGTACGAATAGGAAAGGAGGATGGTGAGGCCGGTCACGAAGTACAGAAGTACCTTCCAGAAAGCTCCGTAGTTATCGATGACGACAAGACCGCTGAAAATCAAGGTCGGCTCACCGATCTGAGAGGCCGTGAGTCCCATACAAATGGCAAGCGTTCCCAGACTTAACCACACCAGGCCGTCCTTAGCGGGCCGCTGCAGCACCGGATCCAGTACAAGCACGATGCAGGCCGTCGTGATGACGAGCAGTTCCGGTAGGATCAGAAAGAGGTCTCCGACTGCGAATGTCATGGTCGCTGTTCCTTCGTCGGGACAGTGGCGAAGTGTGGAGGAGCGGGCATCTCTCGATCAATAGCTCGCTCAAGATTTGCGGACAGTGCAGGTCGCACAGACAAGGAATTCTGGCGATGGCGCAAGGCTGTCTCCTCCTGGGAAGCCGGTGTCACGCGTGCGATCACTTTCTCCACGCTGGTATGCATGCGGGTCAGCATCGGATTCGGAAACAACCCGATCCAGAAAATCAGGACCACGAGCGGCACCAGCATCGCCATCTCGCGAGGGTTGCAATCGCGCAGCCTTGGAAGCAGGTGCGCAGCCGGCACGCCGAAGGCGACCCGTTGAATCATCCAGAGGAGATAGGCGGCAGCGAGGATAATCCCCAGAGCCGCCAACGCGGCGGCAATCTTGCTCCAGAGGAACGTGCCGACAAGGACCAGAAATTCGCCCACGAAACTGTTCGTGCCGGGAAGACCCAGCGAGGAGAGTGCAAAAATAACCAGGAACGTGGCATAACGAGGCATCGGCTTCGTGAGCCCGATATTGTCGGCAATCTGACGGCTATGGGTCCGCTCGTAGATCATGCCCACACAGAGAAAGAGCCCACCGGTGGTGATGCCGTGGTTCACCATCTGCATGACGGCACCCTCAATCCCCTGAATGTTGAACATAAAGAGGCCTAGGGTTACGAATCCCATGTGGCTGACGCTTGAATAGGCAATGAGTTTTTTGAGGTCATCCTGAGCCAGAGCCATATAGGCACCGTAGATGATCGCCACGATCGACAGTATGACCATCAACGGAGTGAGAAGCCGTGACGCATCCGGCAACATGGGGAGGCTGAAGCGTAGAAACCCATAGGCCCCCATCTTGAGCAGAACGCTCGCGAGAATCACGCTGCCGGCCGTGGGGGCTTCCACGTGCGCGTCCGGGAGCCAGGTATGGAAGGGGAACATGGGAATTTTGACGGCGAACGCGATGAAGAAGGAAACAAAAAGCCAGATCTGGAGTCCCAGTCCGTAGGTCTGTTGGCTCAGCGCCAGAACGTCGAACGTATGGCCGCCCTGGAAATATAAGACCATGATCGCGACCAGCAAGAGGACGCTGCCGGCGAAGGTATACAAGAAGAATTTGATAGCCGCATAGAGACGGTTCGGTCCCCCCCAGATGCCGATCAACAGATACATCGGGATCAGCATCGCCTCCCAAAATACGTAGAACAGGACGAAATCCAACGCACAGAAGACGCCGATCATGGCGCATTCCATGATCAACAGCATGGCCATAAAACTTCGAACTCTCGCCTTTATGGCGTGCCAGGAGATCAGAACGCAGAGCGGCATCAGGATGGTTGTCATAATAATCAGAGGCAGGCTGATTCCGTCCAGACCAAGCTTGTAACTGATGGAGAGCGCGGGGATCCATCGGGCCGATTCAACAAATTGCATCTGATCGGAGGATGCATCGAAGAGCCACCAGAGCGGCAGCGAGATCAGGAGGTCGGTCACGGTAATGCCGAGCGCAACAAGCCGTACGGAGCTGTCTTTGACGGCAAAGATGAGGGCGGCCCCAATCAGCGGCAGGAAAATCAAGATCGTAAGCCAGGGAAATCCACTCATCGGGCTTCTCGTTCGGCGAATGTGGAGGAGGGTGTCTCGTGTTGGAGTCGAATCATGCTGGGTTCACTCTTCTTTATCATGCTATTCATACCCATCACAGGAGAAGATAGGCCGTCAAAACAACAATGCCCAGGGCCATTCCCAGCGCATAGTGTTGAGTCTGGCCGCTCTGGATGAGCCTCAATATCCATCCTCCCCACGTAATTATCCGAGCGATTCCGTTGACGGCACCATCGATCACGTTGACATCGACCCGTTTCCAAAGCGTGGACGCTGCCCTGAACGTCGGCTGGACGAACAGGTAGTCATACAGCTCATCGACGTACCATTTGTTGAGAGAGGCTTCATAGAGGCTTCTCCACCGCCTAGCGACGCGGTCAGGTAGATCAGGGTTCACCACGTAGACATAATACGCGGCGGCAATGCCGACCAGGCCTAAGCCTGTCGCGGTCAACATGATGGTGAAGCCATCGGAACCATGCTGAGCAGCGGTCTCGTGTCCGGTGGAAAAGGCCGGCTCCAAAAATGATGGGATGCCAAGATACCCCGTCAGTATGCTGAGGCCGGCTAGAATAAGCAGTGGTCTCGTCATCGTCTGCGAAGGTTCATGAATGTGGGCCGCATGGTGTGGGTCGACACGCGAAGAACCCCAAAACACGACGAACACAAGTCTGAAGCTATAGAAGGCGGTCAACAGCGCCGTCAGCAGACCCAAGACGGTCAAGACCTGACCAAGTTCTCCTGACGACCAGGCCGAGACGAGAATCTCATCCTTGCTAAAAAAACCCGCTGTGAGTGGAAACCCAGCGAGAGCCAATGAACCCACCACAAACGTCCAATAGGTGGTCGGCAGTTTGTCTTTGAGACCACCCATCTGTCGCATATCCTGCTCATGGTGGAGCGCAATGATGACCGAGCCACAGCCGAGAAATAGCAGGGCCTTGAAGGCACCATGGGTCAGGAGGTGGTACATGCCTGAGGCATAGGCCCCAAGGCCACAGGCCATGATCATGTAGCCGAGTTGACTCACGGTTGAGTAGGCCACCACGCGTTTGATGTCGGTCTGAGTCACGGCGATTGTCGCGCCAAGGACCATCGTGGCGGCGCCGGTCACCGCCACGACGCTCATGGCCGTGGGGGACACGTTATAAATGGGGGCGAGTCGGGCGACCATGAAGACCCCAGCCGTGACCATGGTGGCGGCATGAATGAGTGCTGAGATGGGCGTAGGGCCTTCCATTGCATCAGGCAACCAAACGTGAAGAGGGACCTGCGCCGATTTACCCACCGCGCCGGTGAACAACAAGAGCGCGATCAGAGTGTAGACAGAAACGTCCCACATGCCTCCGAACGGGCCGAGGAGATTCATGGTCAGATCGGTTGCTTCATGGATAGCCGGAAAGATATCGAGGTAGTTCAGCGATCCGAAGTGATACCAGACTAAGAGCAGGCCTAAGATGAAGCCAAAATCTCCGACTCGATTCACGAGGAAGGCTTTGGTAGCCGCCGCACAGGCGGATGCACGTTCATACCAATGTCCGATCAGTAGATAGGAACACAGTCCGACGGCTTCCCAAAATATGAAGAGCTGGAGCAAGTTGTCGGCAAGCACGAGCATGAGCATGGAAAACGTAAAGAGGGCGATATAGCTGAAGAACCGAGCATAGCCTGGATCGCCGTGCATATAGCCGATCGTATAAATGTGGACGAGTGAACTGACTCCTGTCACCAGCAGGAGCATGACGGCGGTCAGTCGATCGATATGGAGACCGATGTGAATATCGAGATCCCCCGAGACGAGCCACGTGTAGAGTGGGACGGAAATCACCGAACCGGAGGCGACTTCGATAAAGGCTGCAAGCGACAACGCGAAGGATAACAATACTGCTGGAACCGCGGTGACGTGCGCACGGTCTCTGATCTGCGAACCACGTAGGCCGAGAACGAGAAACGCGGCCAGCGGGAGGAGTGGAATGAGTGCGTAGAGCATGGTGGAGATATTACTCGATGGTCATCAGCTCGGAATAGGCCTCAACGAAGTACCAGGGGGAGTCGGCGTGTGAAGGCTGACGCGTCGTCACGGAGGTCCTTTACCATTTGAGCAAATTGAATTCCTCGACGTTGATCGTCGATTTTGATCGATGCAAGGCGATGATGATCGCCAAACCGATCGCGACTTCTGCCGCTGCCACCGTCAAGGCAAAGAAGACGAACACTTGCCCTCCAATGACCTGTAGATGGTCG
This genomic window contains:
- the nuoK gene encoding NADH-quinone oxidoreductase subunit NuoK yields the protein MSVPVFYYVILSAIVFLTGVVGVLIRRNIIAILLSIELMLNATNINFVAFSDHLQVIGGQVFVFFALTVAAAEVAIGLAIIIALHRSKSTINVEEFNLLKW
- the nuoL gene encoding NADH-quinone oxidoreductase subunit L is translated as MLYALIPLLPLAAFLVLGLRGSQIRDRAHVTAVPAVLLSFALSLAAFIEVASGSVISVPLYTWLVSGDLDIHIGLHIDRLTAVMLLLVTGVSSLVHIYTIGYMHGDPGYARFFSYIALFTFSMLMLVLADNLLQLFIFWEAVGLCSYLLIGHWYERASACAAATKAFLVNRVGDFGFILGLLLVWYHFGSLNYLDIFPAIHEATDLTMNLLGPFGGMWDVSVYTLIALLLFTGAVGKSAQVPLHVWLPDAMEGPTPISALIHAATMVTAGVFMVARLAPIYNVSPTAMSVVAVTGAATMVLGATIAVTQTDIKRVVAYSTVSQLGYMIMACGLGAYASGMYHLLTHGAFKALLFLGCGSVIIALHHEQDMRQMGGLKDKLPTTYWTFVVGSLALAGFPLTAGFFSKDEILVSAWSSGELGQVLTVLGLLTALLTAFYSFRLVFVVFWGSSRVDPHHAAHIHEPSQTMTRPLLILAGLSILTGYLGIPSFLEPAFSTGHETAAQHGSDGFTIMLTATGLGLVGIAAAYYVYVVNPDLPDRVARRWRSLYEASLNKWYVDELYDYLFVQPTFRAASTLWKRVDVNVIDGAVNGIARIITWGGWILRLIQSGQTQHYALGMALGIVVLTAYLLL